In Campylobacter mucosalis, a single window of DNA contains:
- a CDS encoding ATP-binding protein, with translation MSSFTKTKELFLDETKDNFIGLANSLSCYERITQALEKPLKLILFYGKPGSGKTFLLQKIVDDLNDDKILFFKRPFFNEADFINALNEKIFSKHLPDVKSFENFMYYYTQNFTYNESEKLKFQKTIILDEAQLYPNDLLEKIRLMADSRYFKFIFTVHKTSDEELLAKGHFLTRIWESIELKNADVSEIKLYLLKKLKGCEIAFNDDDIALANELCYSNLRELNKLMYKFLDICQTYEHYRPSALTEPNFNQKALYMSAISLGIINA, from the coding sequence ATGAGTAGTTTTACAAAGACAAAAGAGCTGTTTTTAGACGAAACAAAGGATAACTTCATAGGTCTTGCAAATTCGCTTAGTTGCTATGAAAGGATAACTCAAGCGCTAGAAAAACCGCTAAAACTAATACTATTTTACGGCAAACCAGGAAGCGGAAAGACCTTTTTGCTACAAAAAATAGTAGATGATTTAAACGATGATAAAATTTTATTTTTCAAGCGTCCATTTTTTAACGAAGCCGATTTTATCAACGCTCTAAATGAGAAAATTTTTAGCAAACACTTGCCTGATGTAAAAAGTTTTGAAAATTTTATGTATTATTATACGCAAAATTTTACATACAATGAGAGCGAAAAGCTAAAATTTCAAAAGACAATCATACTTGATGAGGCTCAATTATACCCAAACGATCTGTTAGAAAAGATACGTCTAATGGCTGACAGTAGGTATTTTAAATTTATATTTACCGTTCATAAAACCAGCGATGAGGAGCTTTTGGCAAAGGGGCATTTTCTAACTAGAATTTGGGAGAGCATAGAGCTAAAAAATGCCGATGTATCGGAGATCAAACTATATTTGCTAAAAAAATTAAAAGGCTGTGAGATAGCTTTTAATGATGATGATATAGCCCTAGCAAACGAGCTTTGCTACTCAAATTTAAGAGAGCTAAACAAACTAATGTATAAATTTTTAGACATCTGCCAAACATACGAGCACTACCGCCCGTCAGCACTAACAGAGCCAAATTTTAATCAAAAGGCACTATATATGTCAGCCATATCTTTAGGGATTATCAATGCTTAG
- a CDS encoding CDC27 family protein, which translates to MLSLNELNELELKFAKLNTNKPAKNNTYKYAIVAVLSLILILSSVLFFTNKKEQPVEQNLTLQNEIDEVIKNSKNDEKSGEKEQGYLQLSHIQTSEIFSTQPEANTKTKPKIKIKMDDAKDSKHSQKEQFSQTKDIQTALSIAQEYLDKKDYTNALEWSLHANEIDKQNKQSWIIFATAKYHLGQKQDALRALRTYNSDKNHKDINLLIRQIQNGSL; encoded by the coding sequence ATGCTTAGTCTAAACGAGCTAAATGAGTTAGAGCTAAAATTTGCTAAATTAAACACAAACAAACCAGCAAAAAATAACACCTACAAATACGCAATAGTCGCCGTTTTATCACTCATCTTAATACTCTCATCAGTGCTATTTTTTACTAACAAAAAAGAGCAACCAGTAGAGCAAAATTTAACACTCCAAAATGAGATAGATGAGGTCATAAAAAACAGCAAAAACGATGAAAAATCGGGCGAAAAAGAGCAAGGATATCTACAATTATCGCACATACAAACATCTGAAATTTTTAGCACTCAGCCAGAAGCAAACACCAAAACAAAGCCAAAAATCAAAATAAAAATGGACGACGCAAAAGATAGCAAACATAGCCAAAAAGAGCAATTTAGTCAGACCAAAGATATACAAACAGCCCTATCTATCGCACAAGAATATCTAGATAAAAAGGACTACACAAACGCACTTGAGTGGTCGCTACACGCAAACGAGATCGATAAACAAAACAAACAAAGCTGGATAATCTTTGCAACAGCAAAATATCACTTAGGACAAAAGCAAGACGCTCTACGTGCCTTACGTACATACAATAGCGATAAAAACCACAAAGATATAAATTTACTAATACGACAGATACAAAATGGAAGTCTATGA